From a single Streptomyces sp. 1331.2 genomic region:
- a CDS encoding ArsR/SmtB family transcription factor produces MSASTHLAGAHDSQEQADERLEVAAAVLALLADRTRLALLQRLGEGEADVTTLTEMSGAARPSVSQHLAKLRLAGLVATRKDGRRVVYSLRHGHLRRLVDEALSVADHQIGALPPHD; encoded by the coding sequence ATGAGCGCAAGCACGCACCTGGCAGGTGCGCACGATTCGCAGGAGCAGGCCGACGAGCGGCTGGAGGTCGCCGCCGCCGTGCTCGCGCTGCTCGCGGACCGCACCCGGCTGGCGCTCCTGCAGCGCCTCGGCGAGGGCGAGGCCGATGTCACCACCCTGACCGAGATGAGCGGCGCGGCCCGGCCCTCGGTCAGCCAGCACCTGGCGAAGCTGCGGCTGGCCGGTCTGGTCGCGACCCGCAAGGACGGCCGCCGGGTGGTGTACTCGCTGCGCCACGGCCACCTGCGCCGGCTGGTCGACGAGGCGCTGAGCGTCGCCGACCACCAGATCGGTGCGCTGCCGCCGCACGACTGA
- a CDS encoding MFS transporter yields the protein MLAVLRNRTYRHLFTAQVVALVGTGLATVALSLLAYRIAGNDASAVLGTALAIKMVAYVAIAPLAGALADRIPRRALMVAMDLTRAGVAATLPFVTQVWQIYLLILLLQAASAAFTPTFQATIPEVLPAERDYTDALSLSRLAYDLESLFSPALAAGLLALVSYGWLFAGTTAGFLASAALVVSAALPKPKPVERTGGVHARAAFGTRLFWATPRLRALLALDLAVAAAGAIVFVNTVVLVQGHFHRSAGAVSLALGAYGAGSMVTALLLPRVLRRRGDRAVMLPAAYALPPVLAAVAAVTAATADLWTWTALLAAWAAIGAASSAVLTPGGRVIRRSAADADLPAAFAAQFSLSHSCWLLTYPLAGWLAAGAGLPATALVLGAVALAGSIAATAVWPRRDPTSLGHLHHDLPAGHPHLADARPTPDGWRHGHDFVIDHLHDHWPRPAAQRPTAGV from the coding sequence ATGCTCGCCGTACTGCGCAACCGCACCTACCGCCACCTGTTCACCGCCCAGGTCGTCGCCCTGGTCGGAACCGGGCTGGCCACCGTCGCACTGAGCCTGCTCGCGTACCGGATCGCCGGGAACGACGCCTCGGCCGTCCTCGGCACCGCGCTGGCGATCAAGATGGTCGCCTACGTCGCCATCGCCCCGCTGGCGGGCGCGCTCGCGGACCGAATACCGCGCCGGGCCCTCATGGTCGCGATGGACCTCACCCGGGCCGGCGTCGCCGCCACGCTGCCCTTCGTCACCCAGGTGTGGCAGATCTACCTGCTGATCCTCCTGCTCCAGGCCGCCTCCGCCGCGTTCACCCCCACCTTCCAGGCCACCATCCCCGAGGTACTGCCCGCCGAACGCGACTACACCGACGCGCTTTCGCTCTCCCGCCTCGCCTACGACCTGGAAAGCCTGTTCAGCCCCGCGCTCGCCGCCGGCCTGCTCGCCCTGGTCTCCTACGGCTGGCTGTTCGCCGGCACCACGGCGGGCTTCCTCGCCTCCGCCGCCCTCGTCGTCTCCGCCGCCCTGCCGAAGCCGAAACCCGTCGAGCGGACCGGCGGGGTCCACGCCAGGGCCGCCTTCGGCACCCGGCTGTTCTGGGCCACCCCCCGGCTACGGGCCCTGCTCGCCCTGGACCTCGCGGTCGCGGCCGCCGGGGCCATCGTCTTCGTCAACACCGTCGTCCTCGTCCAGGGCCACTTCCACCGCAGCGCGGGCGCCGTCTCCCTCGCCCTCGGCGCGTACGGCGCCGGGTCGATGGTCACCGCGCTGCTGCTGCCCCGGGTACTGCGACGACGCGGCGACCGCGCCGTCATGCTGCCCGCCGCGTACGCGCTGCCGCCGGTGCTCGCCGCCGTCGCGGCCGTCACCGCGGCAACGGCGGACCTCTGGACCTGGACGGCGCTCCTGGCGGCCTGGGCGGCGATCGGCGCCGCCTCCTCCGCGGTCCTCACCCCCGGCGGCCGGGTCATCCGCCGCTCCGCCGCCGACGCCGACCTCCCCGCCGCCTTCGCCGCCCAGTTCTCCCTCTCCCACAGCTGCTGGCTGCTCACCTACCCCCTCGCCGGTTGGCTCGCCGCCGGTGCGGGCCTGCCCGCGACCGCACTCGTCCTCGGCGCCGTCGCCCTGGCCGGCAGCATCGCCGCCACTGCCGTCTGGCCGCGCCGCGACCCCACCAGCCTCGGCCACCTCCACCACGACCTGCCCGCCGGCCACCCGCACCTCGCCGACGCCCGCCCCACCCCGGACGGCTGGCGCCACGGCCACGACTTCGTCATCGACCACCTGCACGACCACTGGCCCCGCCCGGCGGCACAACGGCCCACCGCCGGCGTCTGA
- a CDS encoding TOBE domain-containing protein: MSLSIRNQIPGTVTSVTTGEAMATVKARLDGGQEITAAVTADAVQDLGLAEGSSVRAVVKSTEVALATGPVGGLSIRNQLPGTVTEVSAGAAMATVKVAVTGGELTAAVTREAVAELGLSAGSSVVALIKATEVALATD; this comes from the coding sequence ATGAGCCTGAGCATTCGGAACCAGATCCCGGGGACGGTCACCTCGGTCACCACCGGCGAGGCGATGGCGACGGTCAAGGCGCGCCTGGACGGCGGCCAGGAGATCACCGCCGCCGTCACCGCCGACGCCGTGCAGGACCTCGGCCTGGCCGAGGGCAGCTCCGTGCGGGCGGTGGTCAAGTCGACCGAAGTGGCGCTCGCCACCGGCCCGGTGGGCGGCCTGAGCATCCGCAACCAGCTGCCCGGCACGGTCACCGAGGTGTCCGCGGGCGCCGCGATGGCCACCGTCAAGGTCGCCGTCACCGGCGGCGAGCTGACGGCGGCCGTCACCAGGGAGGCGGTGGCCGAGCTCGGCCTGAGCGCCGGATCCTCGGTCGTCGCCCTCATCAAGGCCACCGAGGTGGCCCTGGCCACGGACTGA